In Ignavibacteria bacterium, the genomic window AGCGACTTCAAAAATATTTTGAGACAATTGATATAATTTGTGTCACTCGCCACAATCAAACCTCGAACACTTCAATTTGGCACAACCGTGCAAGGCAATTCAATTTTTATTTAAGAGGATTCAAGTATCTTTTTATAATGAATAAGGTTTAACTGCTCCTACCTCTCTTCAAACTTTACTTAGAATACCCAGAAAGGCGATTTATCTTTTAACTTATTCCGATAACTTATTAGAAAGTTGCTAATGGAATTTGAGCCGTGATAATTGCAATTATTTGAAGGATTAATTTATCTTGCACATAAGAAAAATCAAATTCATCTATGAAAAAATCACAAAAGACACGTTCAACTTCTTTAATTCCTGCGGAATCAGTTATAGCCAAGATATTGGTTATAAGGAATCAGCGAGTAATTCTTGATAGAGACTTAGCTTTACTATACGGTGTTGAAACTCGTGTGTTAAAACAAGCAGTAAAAAGAAATAAGAAAAGATTCCCCTTTGACTTCGCTTTTATTCTTAATGGGAGAGAAGTTGATTTAATGGTATCACAAAATGTGATACCATCTAAAAGCTATTTTGGAGGTGCAGAACCATTTGCTTTTACAGAATAGGGCGTGGCGATGCTTTCATCAGTTTTAAAAAGCGATAAAGCGATAGAAGTAAATATTTTAATCATGCGTGCTTTTGTGAAATTGAGAGAGATTATTTCAACTCACAAAAAAGTCGAGGAAAAACTAAAAGAGTTAGAACAAAAGCTTCAAGCACATGATGATCAAATTGTGCAGATTATTCAAGTAATTAACCAGTTGATTACACCGCCAGAAGCTCCGAAGCGAAAGATTGGTTTTGTTATAGAGGAAGGCAGAAAAAGATTTTAGAAATTAATCAGCAAAATGAATAAAGACAGGCAATTCAATAAGTTGAAAACTAATCAATGAGATCCAGTTAACCATTAACTAATAACTAAACCAATGTCCCGCTTCAAACTCTACATAGAATATGAAGGCACGCGTTATTCCGGCTGGCAGGTTCAGAAAAATGCAAGGACTGTCCAAGGTGAAATAATCGGTGCGTGCAAAAAAGTTTTTAAAACAGACGATTTCGAACTTCAGGGTTCAGGCAGAACAGATGCTGGTGTTCACGCTTTGTGTCAAGCCGCACATCTTGATGTGAAGACTGTGCTTGCACCCGAAATAATCCGAATGAGAATGAATGATGCGCTTCCTTCAGACATTAATATTATAGAAGTAGAAAAAGCAAATAGAAATTTTCATGCACGGCACGATGCGGTTTCAAGAAGCTACATTTACCAAATCTCACGACGAAGGACTGCATTTGGAAAACGATATGTTTGGTGGATAAAAGATAAACTCAATTTTCATCAAATGGAAAAAGCAGCAAAGCT contains:
- the truA gene encoding tRNA pseudouridine(38-40) synthase TruA; its protein translation is MSRFKLYIEYEGTRYSGWQVQKNARTVQGEIIGACKKVFKTDDFELQGSGRTDAGVHALCQAAHLDVKTVLAPEIIRMRMNDALPSDINIIEVEKANRNFHARHDAVSRSYIYQISRRRTAFGKRYVWWIKDKLNFHQMEKAAKLFLGMKDLQSFTEDDPEEKSTKVLIENIEMKEEGDLILIRIVGSHFIWKLVRRVVGVLAEVGRGKITIAKVDELIHTKSNEPAKYTAPPSGLFLEKVYYKNDKPNKNLESVMRISHSNLK